The Gemmatimonadales bacterium genome has a segment encoding these proteins:
- a CDS encoding GH116 family glycosyl hydrolase: MTLRVGLVAAGGAEGDAAQAWLASLAGVASHRSEPERLAAAVNESDVVWIHGETDAARLPAEALRGFVAQGGGLLLTLRAASLVGPLGIETVPPNDCRDMVWSHQADEWWSEELRALPAYPHVRGLAAYGPHPLMDGLHNGTDCWGPTEGEPFSWACYSGGAWPADGRVVAVERGYRIQNAERVVAWEYAPGRGRVLCLGAFTAFAAPDRRRRPQLERLVQNALRAVAAGPAEPRTWWPSPGTVAMPSEALALPEPLEFDGALPVASDDALVIAGAVEADEAFDLAGRRALLVGGERQGIRQLWVHPHRTVASWVVRADGTATVGSRIEVTPDVVSRAVQTPERRLLETVLVALEHPVVLVEYRPGRKRRESVGRGPADFEIELVTDLRRMWPFAAGCGGNLSYRSRSDGRVAVVASESDDGVMAVFVSRAANVEMAPVTGGAPSVRCRIRTTLGSPLFVAVVGGANQAELQRTLRGIRRLGVAGLVRQRTQRAAVLVEARVAVRADDGQVERAFAWAKRRLDAFLGDVPGLGRSLLAGYAASRPGWGDGRPGEAWFVARDACWASFALLAEGEYSLVRQVIRFLGDRQDVTGKVPHEATTSGQFQFDAADATPLFLLLVARYLAWSGDRDFVASIWPHVERGLAFCLSTDRDGDGLIEHTDAGHGIGTDAASGQRISLYLAALWYAALRGLARAGEVLGQDRFAADGWARAARVTAAIEDRFYDAERGGYAHEIGADGTASWTRSAVQAVPLLLGSTNPVHARELLEALGGEAFSARWGVRTRPTTDPQFSPSSRDAGAVWPLCTGWAALAEYRAGLGEAGFRHLRANVELMHARQRGAFDELLDGLEERAAGGCPDRAWSAAMLVLPMIEGLLGVDPDAAAGRLTVAPQLPPAWSRLEVTGLRCADSAYDAALQRRDGQLQVQIRRTLGPGLAVTCAPWLPSLPSRVEVDRREVTAEVTGWGTGFRCAVTLPGATEHEVRYHLK, from the coding sequence GTGACCTTGCGCGTGGGACTGGTGGCCGCCGGCGGCGCGGAAGGCGACGCCGCCCAGGCGTGGCTCGCGTCGCTGGCCGGCGTGGCGTCGCACCGCTCCGAGCCCGAGCGGCTGGCGGCCGCGGTGAACGAGTCCGACGTGGTCTGGATCCACGGCGAGACCGACGCCGCCCGGCTGCCCGCCGAGGCGCTGCGCGGCTTCGTGGCGCAGGGCGGCGGCCTGCTGCTCACGCTGCGGGCGGCCTCGCTGGTGGGCCCGCTCGGCATCGAGACGGTGCCGCCCAACGACTGCCGCGACATGGTCTGGAGCCACCAGGCCGACGAGTGGTGGTCGGAGGAGCTGCGCGCGCTGCCGGCGTATCCGCACGTGCGCGGCCTGGCCGCCTACGGCCCGCATCCGCTGATGGACGGCCTGCACAACGGCACCGACTGCTGGGGGCCGACGGAAGGCGAGCCGTTCTCGTGGGCCTGCTACTCGGGCGGGGCGTGGCCGGCCGACGGGCGGGTCGTGGCCGTCGAGCGGGGCTACCGGATCCAGAACGCGGAGCGCGTGGTGGCGTGGGAGTACGCGCCCGGACGGGGGCGGGTGCTCTGTCTCGGGGCGTTCACCGCGTTCGCCGCGCCCGACCGGCGGCGGCGCCCGCAGCTCGAGCGCCTGGTCCAGAACGCGCTCCGGGCCGTCGCCGCGGGCCCGGCGGAGCCGCGGACCTGGTGGCCGTCGCCGGGCACGGTGGCCATGCCCTCCGAGGCGCTCGCGCTCCCGGAGCCGCTCGAGTTCGACGGGGCGCTCCCCGTGGCCTCCGACGACGCGCTCGTGATCGCCGGGGCCGTCGAGGCCGACGAGGCGTTCGACCTCGCGGGCCGGCGGGCGCTGCTGGTGGGCGGCGAGCGCCAGGGCATCCGCCAGCTGTGGGTGCACCCGCATCGGACGGTGGCCTCCTGGGTCGTGCGGGCGGACGGCACGGCGACGGTGGGCAGCCGGATCGAGGTCACGCCGGACGTCGTCTCGCGCGCGGTGCAGACGCCGGAGCGGCGGCTGCTCGAGACGGTCCTCGTGGCGCTCGAGCACCCCGTCGTGCTGGTCGAGTACCGTCCCGGGCGCAAACGCCGCGAGTCGGTGGGGCGGGGGCCGGCGGACTTCGAGATCGAGCTGGTGACGGACCTGCGGCGGATGTGGCCGTTCGCCGCGGGGTGCGGCGGCAACCTGTCCTACCGCAGCCGCAGCGACGGGCGCGTGGCCGTGGTGGCCTCGGAGAGCGACGACGGCGTGATGGCGGTGTTCGTGAGCCGGGCCGCCAACGTGGAGATGGCGCCGGTGACGGGCGGCGCGCCGTCGGTGCGCTGCCGCATCCGCACGACGCTCGGCTCGCCGCTGTTCGTCGCGGTGGTGGGCGGCGCCAATCAGGCCGAGCTGCAGCGCACGCTGCGCGGCATCCGGCGGCTCGGCGTCGCCGGCCTGGTGCGCCAGCGCACCCAGCGCGCGGCGGTGCTCGTCGAGGCCCGCGTCGCCGTGCGCGCCGACGACGGCCAGGTCGAGCGCGCGTTCGCGTGGGCCAAGCGCCGGCTCGACGCGTTCCTGGGCGACGTGCCCGGCCTGGGCCGGTCGCTGCTCGCCGGCTACGCCGCGTCCCGGCCGGGGTGGGGCGACGGGCGTCCGGGCGAGGCGTGGTTCGTGGCGCGCGACGCCTGCTGGGCGAGCTTCGCCCTCCTCGCCGAGGGGGAGTACTCGCTGGTGCGCCAGGTCATCCGCTTCCTCGGCGACCGGCAGGACGTGACCGGCAAGGTGCCGCACGAGGCGACCACGTCGGGTCAGTTCCAGTTCGACGCGGCCGACGCGACGCCGCTGTTCCTGCTGCTCGTGGCCCGCTACCTGGCGTGGAGCGGCGACCGCGACTTCGTGGCGTCCATCTGGCCGCACGTCGAGCGGGGCCTGGCGTTCTGCCTCTCGACCGACCGCGACGGCGACGGGCTGATCGAGCACACCGACGCCGGGCACGGCATCGGCACCGACGCGGCGAGCGGCCAGCGAATCTCCCTCTATCTCGCCGCCCTGTGGTACGCGGCGCTGCGCGGCCTCGCCCGCGCGGGCGAGGTGCTGGGGCAGGACCGCTTCGCCGCCGACGGCTGGGCGCGGGCGGCGCGCGTCACCGCCGCGATCGAGGACCGCTTCTACGACGCCGAGCGCGGCGGGTACGCGCACGAAATCGGGGCCGACGGCACCGCGTCGTGGACCCGGAGCGCGGTCCAGGCCGTGCCCCTGCTGCTGGGCTCCACCAACCCCGTTCACGCCCGGGAGCTGCTCGAGGCCCTCGGCGGCGAGGCCTTCAGCGCGCGCTGGGGCGTGAGGACGCGGCCGACGACCGACCCGCAGTTCTCGCCGTCGAGCCGCGACGCGGGCGCCGTGTGGCCGCTGTGCACCGGCTGGGCGGCCCTGGCGGAGTACCGGGCCGGCCTCGGCGAGGCGGGCTTCCGGCATCTGCGCGCCAACGTGGAACTGATGCACGCGCGGCAGCGGGGGGCGTTCGACGAGCTGCTGGACGGCCTCGAGGAGCGCGCGGCCGGCGGCTGCCCGGACCGCGCGTGGTCGGCGGCGATGCTGGTACTGCCGATGATCGAGGGGCTGCTCGGCGTGGATCCCGACGCCGCGGCGGGCAGGCTGACGGTGGCGCCGCAGCTGCCGCCGGCGTGGTCGAGGCTCGAGGTCACGGGCCTGCGCTGCGCCGACAGTGCCTACGACGCCGCGCTGCAGCGCCGCGACGGCCAGCTCCAGGTGCAGATCCGCCGCACGCTGGGGCCGGGGCTCGCGGTCACCTGCGCGCCCTGGCTGCCCTCGCTGCCGAGCAGGGTCGAGGTGGACCGTCGAGAGGTGACCGCCGAGGTCACGGGATGGGGGACGGGCTTCCGTTGCGCGGTCACGCTCCCCGGCGCGACGGAGCACGAGGTGCGGTACCACCTCAAGTAA
- a CDS encoding aminotransferase class V-fold PLP-dependent enzyme, translating to MLDRRTFLGSFASVALLARAGRTAPVAAAPPAGAGWPPPVFQDDESYWRALRREFLIPADEAFFNTGTLGSMPRVVVQAVADDMNQVAGTIAHWNYKPGTPDYIAGYNPETDLRTALAALIGASPDEVALTQNATLGMNYVANGLPLEPGHEIILTNLEHPGGRMGWELKSKRYGIYVKQVTVPVPPSDPQQLIDLYVNATTPQTRVWSIPHLTSGQAIRFPIERMCALAKERGIFTVIDGAQMSGHVQLDMKKIGCDAYYSSPHKWLLAPAGSGFLYITSDKLPGVWATLASATWDDYKAGAYRLMQIGTGNRSLLKGYAAAIEFHNRIGPARVEARIMSLANRLRAGLQQIPQVTIHSPVHPDLVSGTTVWSLAGVSATDLMDGLWDRAKIRCRSMGDPMGVRQCCHIYTLPEDVDRTLATARQMVRRQ from the coding sequence ATGCTCGACCGCCGCACGTTCCTCGGATCCTTCGCCTCGGTCGCCCTGCTCGCCCGCGCGGGCCGTACCGCACCCGTGGCGGCCGCGCCGCCCGCGGGAGCGGGCTGGCCGCCGCCGGTCTTCCAGGACGACGAGAGCTACTGGCGCGCGCTGCGCCGGGAGTTCCTCATCCCCGCCGACGAGGCGTTCTTCAACACCGGCACGCTCGGCAGCATGCCGCGCGTGGTGGTCCAGGCCGTGGCCGACGACATGAACCAGGTGGCCGGCACCATCGCGCACTGGAACTACAAGCCCGGCACGCCCGACTACATCGCGGGCTACAACCCGGAGACCGATCTCAGGACCGCGCTGGCAGCGCTGATCGGCGCGTCGCCCGACGAGGTCGCCCTCACCCAGAACGCGACGCTCGGGATGAACTACGTGGCCAACGGGCTGCCGCTCGAGCCGGGCCACGAGATCATCCTCACCAACCTGGAGCATCCGGGCGGCCGGATGGGCTGGGAACTGAAGTCGAAGCGCTACGGGATCTACGTCAAGCAGGTCACGGTGCCCGTGCCGCCCAGCGACCCGCAGCAGCTGATCGACCTGTACGTCAACGCCACGACGCCGCAGACCCGGGTGTGGAGCATTCCGCACCTCACCAGCGGGCAGGCGATCCGCTTCCCGATCGAGCGGATGTGCGCGCTCGCGAAGGAGCGCGGCATCTTCACCGTGATCGACGGGGCCCAGATGAGCGGGCACGTCCAGCTCGACATGAAGAAGATCGGCTGCGACGCCTACTACTCCTCCCCGCACAAGTGGCTGCTCGCCCCGGCGGGCAGCGGCTTCCTCTACATCACGTCCGACAAGCTCCCGGGCGTGTGGGCGACCCTGGCCTCGGCGACCTGGGACGACTACAAGGCCGGCGCCTACCGCCTCATGCAGATCGGCACCGGGAACCGCTCGCTGCTCAAGGGCTACGCCGCCGCGATCGAGTTCCACAACCGCATCGGCCCCGCGCGCGTCGAGGCGCGGATCATGTCCCTCGCCAACCGCCTGCGGGCCGGGCTGCAGCAGATTCCGCAAGTCACCATCCATTCGCCGGTGCATCCCGACTTGGTGAGCGGAACCACCGTGTGGAGCCTGGCGGGCGTGTCGGCGACGGACCTGATGGACGGGCTGTGGGACCGGGCGAAGATCCGCTGCCGCTCGATGGGCGATCCGATGGGCGTGCGGCAATGCTGCCACATCTACACGCTGCCCGAGGACGTGGACCGCACGCTCGCCACGGCGAGACAGATGGTCAGGAGGCAGTAA
- a CDS encoding alpha-galactosidase has translation MRRRDFLAAVAAGVLSAPALAARPRRRRPSDWSFRLDGEQRWSLLSRAGVPAVAGADIVVLLDGGEPTPLGALEEVRRFRLTPPDGGSAGWQVIGALAGVEVSALLLDGPPPRITVTVRGLGDERALTEIRFLDRHTARIAALEAAGRDAPRLLVNGYQSDSDCRIVALDGGVEATGHWQAAILTGGARSPAAGLALSFGSDDGGEGRFAVSGGLAASAVFGRRAVSMALSPASASLAVVPGADPLAELGRLAAVAPGAPVTPSGWSSGHALGAGATEAEFLASLEAALSRFDAGAFRLMRLDDGYERSAGDWDTNDRFPHGHRWLTDRIHAAGLRAGLWLAPFAAAQHSGIPAAHPEWLLQTPDGQPLVVAERADWGGTVYGLDAALAPVRDYLRELSRHAVRTWGYDHLELGALHIATAGTRPGRRVGAAEAYRAGLGALREGAGHAFVAASGAPLQHAAGLVDGMRTTPDVASSFVSLAGAARGALLRAHLHGAAWINDADAALVGEALTLDEARTWASVVALSGDMALASEPLDGLPDERLAILRRVMPAAPVRGRALDLAAEGWSGTPEGGAPAWLLAEVQDDWWMLAALNWDDGPQRLTLDLADHGLRGPLAAYDVWQDARRADVAGRLTLSLPPHAATVLALRRPRRAPFVLGSTRHVVQGLLDIEDERWDARRRVLSARSVQLDGQPYAVTVALPRGFEPRDASAEPATDVVVEAAAGGAARLVFPQPPREGIDWEMAF, from the coding sequence GTGAGGCGCCGCGACTTTCTGGCCGCGGTGGCCGCCGGGGTGCTGTCCGCGCCGGCGCTCGCCGCCCGCCCGCGCCGCCGCCGCCCGAGCGACTGGTCGTTCCGGCTCGACGGCGAGCAGCGCTGGAGCCTGCTCTCGCGCGCCGGCGTCCCCGCGGTCGCGGGCGCCGACATCGTGGTGCTGCTCGACGGCGGAGAGCCCACGCCGCTCGGCGCCCTGGAGGAGGTCCGCCGCTTCCGTCTCACGCCCCCGGACGGCGGGAGCGCCGGGTGGCAGGTGATCGGCGCGCTCGCCGGCGTCGAGGTGTCGGCCCTGCTGCTCGACGGCCCCCCGCCGCGCATCACCGTGACCGTGCGTGGCCTGGGCGACGAGCGGGCCCTCACCGAGATCCGGTTCCTCGACCGGCACACCGCGCGCATCGCGGCCCTCGAGGCCGCGGGCCGGGACGCGCCGCGCCTGCTGGTCAACGGCTACCAGTCGGACAGCGACTGCCGCATCGTCGCGCTCGATGGCGGCGTGGAGGCCACGGGCCACTGGCAGGCGGCCATTCTCACCGGCGGCGCCCGATCCCCGGCCGCCGGGCTCGCCCTCTCGTTCGGCAGCGACGACGGCGGCGAGGGGCGGTTCGCCGTGTCGGGCGGCCTCGCCGCGTCCGCGGTGTTCGGACGGCGCGCCGTGAGCATGGCCCTGTCGCCGGCGTCGGCCAGCCTCGCCGTCGTGCCGGGCGCCGATCCCCTGGCCGAGCTGGGGCGCCTCGCCGCGGTCGCGCCGGGCGCCCCCGTGACCCCGAGCGGCTGGTCGTCCGGCCACGCCCTCGGCGCCGGGGCCACCGAGGCGGAGTTCCTCGCCAGCCTCGAGGCCGCGCTGAGCCGCTTCGACGCCGGCGCCTTCCGCCTGATGCGGCTCGACGACGGCTACGAGCGCTCGGCCGGCGACTGGGACACCAACGACCGGTTCCCGCACGGTCACCGCTGGCTCACCGACCGGATCCACGCGGCGGGCCTCCGGGCCGGCCTGTGGCTCGCGCCGTTCGCGGCCGCGCAGCACTCGGGGATTCCCGCCGCCCACCCGGAGTGGTTGCTGCAGACGCCCGACGGCCAGCCGCTGGTCGTGGCGGAGCGCGCCGACTGGGGCGGGACGGTCTACGGTCTCGACGCCGCCCTGGCGCCGGTGCGCGACTACCTGCGCGAGCTGTCCCGGCATGCGGTGAGGACCTGGGGTTACGACCACCTCGAGCTCGGCGCGCTGCACATCGCCACGGCGGGAACCCGGCCGGGCCGTCGGGTCGGCGCGGCCGAGGCCTACCGGGCGGGGCTGGGAGCGCTGCGCGAGGGCGCCGGTCACGCGTTCGTCGCGGCCTCGGGAGCGCCGTTGCAGCACGCGGCGGGCCTGGTGGACGGCATGCGAACCACGCCCGACGTCGCGTCGAGCTTCGTCAGCCTGGCGGGGGCGGCGCGCGGTGCGCTGCTCCGGGCACACCTGCACGGCGCCGCCTGGATCAACGACGCCGACGCGGCGCTCGTCGGCGAGGCGCTCACGCTGGACGAGGCCCGGACCTGGGCGTCGGTGGTCGCGCTGTCCGGCGACATGGCGCTGGCCTCGGAGCCGCTCGACGGTCTGCCCGACGAGCGGCTGGCCATCCTGCGGCGCGTGATGCCGGCGGCGCCGGTGCGCGGCCGGGCGCTCGATCTGGCGGCGGAGGGCTGGAGCGGGACTCCGGAGGGCGGCGCGCCGGCCTGGCTGCTGGCCGAGGTGCAGGACGACTGGTGGATGCTGGCGGCGCTGAACTGGGACGACGGGCCGCAGCGCCTGACGCTCGACCTCGCGGATCACGGACTCCGCGGGCCGCTCGCCGCCTACGACGTCTGGCAGGACGCCCGGCGCGCCGACGTCGCCGGCCGGCTGACGCTGTCGCTGCCGCCCCACGCCGCCACGGTGCTCGCCCTGCGGCGGCCGCGTCGCGCGCCGTTCGTCCTCGGGTCCACGCGGCACGTCGTGCAGGGCCTGCTGGACATCGAGGACGAGCGGTGGGATGCGCGGCGCCGGGTGCTGTCGGCGCGGTCGGTCCAGCTCGACGGGCAGCCGTACGCGGTGACCGTCGCGCTGCCGAGGGGCTTCGAGCCCCGCGACGCGAGCGCGGAGCCCGCGACGGACGTGGTGGTGGAGGCGGCGGCGGGCGGAGCCGCGCGGCTGGTGTTCCCGCAGCCGCCGCGCGAGGGCATCGACTGGGAGATGGCCTTCTAG
- a CDS encoding ATP-binding protein, which yields MAQPPSPGAGLAGLNAAVPAHPGLRLLADVSAALSAGVFSEVVMASVVNTLRRGFDALQCRLWIREEDGVSFRAIATPGDEPSPEEAARVAEALRTSALTPADTWNALDLSVPLVHQEERLGLLQVRVPRDGREAMERDVLTVVASVLSPLLASKELSQDLAFEVARRAREIDDQRRFTAKVIDALPVGLYVIDRDYRIQAWNRKRETGTQGVPREEAIGRPIFEVLSRQPRDMLQREFDEVLASGKMQVLEQESHASGEVRHYRITKIPLRLNDDEVTHVIATGEDITEWKNVQRQIAQSEKLAAIGQLAAGVMHEINNPLATIGACCEAVSAVAGDAPQAVQSGIAEYVKIMETEVQRCKRIVEGLLDVSRPRSGAREPTDVNKVVEDTLFLLKHHERFKRVALQRDLAPGLPGVRANSEQLIQVFMALMLNAMDAMDARGTLTIHTGLSTERVDEVVIAFSDTGTGIAGHDIQKIFEPFYTTKPQGRGTGLGLSICYGIVADHRGRIEVDSQLGRGSTFKVILPTGEDPRH from the coding sequence ATGGCGCAGCCACCGTCCCCGGGCGCCGGGCTCGCGGGCCTGAACGCCGCGGTCCCCGCGCACCCCGGGCTTCGGCTCCTGGCCGACGTGAGCGCGGCCCTCTCGGCCGGCGTGTTCTCCGAGGTCGTGATGGCCTCGGTCGTGAACACGCTGCGGCGCGGCTTCGACGCCCTGCAGTGCCGCCTGTGGATCCGGGAAGAGGACGGCGTGTCCTTCCGCGCCATCGCCACCCCGGGCGACGAGCCGTCGCCCGAAGAGGCGGCGCGCGTGGCGGAAGCGCTCCGCACCAGCGCCCTCACGCCGGCCGACACCTGGAACGCGCTCGACCTCAGCGTGCCGCTGGTCCACCAGGAGGAGCGGCTCGGGCTGCTGCAGGTCCGGGTCCCGCGCGACGGCCGCGAGGCGATGGAGCGCGACGTCCTCACGGTGGTGGCGAGCGTGCTCTCCCCGCTGCTGGCCTCCAAGGAGCTCTCGCAAGACCTGGCGTTCGAGGTCGCCCGGCGCGCGCGGGAGATCGACGACCAGCGCCGCTTCACAGCCAAGGTGATCGACGCGCTCCCGGTCGGGCTGTACGTGATCGACCGCGACTACCGGATCCAGGCCTGGAACCGCAAGCGCGAGACCGGCACCCAGGGCGTGCCCCGCGAGGAGGCCATCGGCCGGCCGATCTTCGAGGTGCTGAGCCGGCAGCCGCGCGACATGCTGCAGCGCGAATTCGACGAGGTGCTCGCGTCCGGCAAGATGCAGGTGCTCGAGCAGGAATCCCACGCCTCCGGCGAGGTTCGCCACTACCGGATCACCAAGATCCCGCTGCGCCTGAACGACGACGAGGTCACCCACGTCATCGCGACCGGCGAGGACATCACCGAGTGGAAGAACGTGCAGCGCCAGATCGCGCAGTCCGAGAAGCTGGCGGCCATCGGCCAGCTCGCGGCCGGCGTGATGCACGAGATCAACAACCCGCTCGCCACCATCGGCGCCTGCTGCGAGGCCGTGAGCGCCGTGGCCGGCGACGCCCCGCAGGCCGTGCAGTCGGGCATCGCCGAGTACGTGAAGATCATGGAGACCGAGGTGCAGCGGTGCAAGCGCATCGTCGAGGGCCTGCTCGACGTGAGCCGCCCGCGCTCGGGCGCGCGCGAGCCGACCGACGTCAACAAGGTGGTCGAGGACACCCTGTTCCTGCTCAAGCACCACGAGCGGTTCAAGCGCGTCGCGCTGCAGCGCGACCTGGCCCCCGGCCTGCCGGGCGTGCGGGCCAACAGCGAGCAGCTCATCCAGGTGTTCATGGCGCTGATGCTCAACGCGATGGACGCGATGGACGCCCGGGGCACCCTCACCATCCACACGGGGCTCAGCACCGAGCGGGTCGACGAGGTGGTCATCGCGTTCTCCGACACGGGCACGGGCATCGCCGGTCACGACATCCAGAAGATCTTCGAGCCGTTCTACACCACCAAGCCCCAGGGCCGCGGCACCGGCCTGGGGCTGTCCATCTGCTACGGCATCGTCGCGGACCACCGGGGGCGCATCGAGGTGGACTCGCAGCTCGGCCGCGGCTCCACGTTCAAGGTCATCCTGCCGACCGGTGAAGATCCTCGTCATTGA
- a CDS encoding response regulator transcription factor — MKILVIEDDRTVGQYVTRGLEEHHYTAELVTDGRAGLEAARGGHWDLIVLDLRLPGLPGLEVLHNLRDGGIGTPILVLTAQDSVEGKVDALRAGADDYVTKPFAMEELIARVEAIGRRPKDLAPSVLQLADLAINAASREVRRGGTRIELTPKEYEVLVYLVSHPGRVMSRTLITEYVWDYHFDPGTNIVDVVINRLRKKIDQGREPKLIHTVRGVGYVAKAS, encoded by the coding sequence GTGAAGATCCTCGTCATTGAAGACGACCGGACCGTGGGGCAGTACGTGACCCGCGGCCTGGAAGAGCACCACTACACGGCCGAGCTCGTGACCGACGGCCGGGCCGGTCTGGAGGCCGCGCGCGGCGGCCACTGGGACCTGATCGTCCTGGACCTGCGGCTCCCGGGCCTGCCGGGGCTGGAGGTGCTGCACAACCTGCGCGACGGCGGGATCGGCACGCCGATCCTGGTGCTGACCGCGCAGGACTCGGTGGAGGGCAAGGTTGACGCGCTGCGGGCCGGCGCGGACGACTACGTCACCAAGCCGTTCGCGATGGAAGAGCTGATCGCGCGGGTCGAGGCCATCGGGCGGCGGCCCAAGGACCTCGCCCCGTCGGTGCTCCAGCTGGCGGATCTCGCCATCAACGCGGCGAGCCGCGAGGTGCGGCGGGGCGGCACCCGCATCGAGCTGACCCCCAAGGAGTACGAGGTGCTCGTCTACCTGGTCTCGCACCCGGGCCGCGTGATGAGCCGGACCCTGATCACCGAGTACGTGTGGGATTACCACTTCGATCCCGGCACCAACATCGTCGACGTGGTCATCAACCGGCTGCGCAAGAAGATCGACCAGGGGCGCGAGCCCAAGCTGATCCATACGGTGCGCGGCGTGGGTTACGTGGCGAAGGCGTCGTGA
- a CDS encoding HAMP domain-containing sensor histidine kinase codes for MSSIRSQLALWYTVALVATVLAFGVTAALVDRRARYEDLDRRLTNEAVLAAQTMGRDQASGGHVLDEVNSTLASLRLDLQAPLDLVTDYLVVVDSASRIVFSSVETRRFSPAASDTLRLRVFGTSREHESFDLTLDGVALHFVAVPVPRSAAVPTVLVGVAVGAPTRDLDVAPQRILASMLFVAPLILLFSIAVGWVLSARALRPLGRMIDELEAITDGRSLHRRLPAPAEAGDEMDRLGHTLNAMLARLETSFTALRRFIADASHELKTPLTVMRVGVEHSLTDPRTRPETLPALDETLQEVRRMTELVDTLLTLARVDEGRMELHTEPVELGALAAETYETAQMLGEEAHVEVTLESPPEPVIVQADRARLRQLLLNLLSNAVKYTPPGGHVWLTLTARSEAATISVRDTGIGIAPGDVDRVFDRFWRADAARSRTGERPGFGLGLSICRWVAEAHGGSIAVTSRPGRGSTFTVTLPRTSAAVAEVKRAEGS; via the coding sequence GTGAGCAGCATCCGCTCCCAGCTCGCGCTCTGGTACACGGTCGCCCTCGTGGCGACCGTGCTTGCCTTCGGCGTCACCGCCGCGCTGGTGGACCGCCGGGCCCGCTACGAGGACCTCGACCGACGGCTCACCAACGAGGCGGTCCTCGCCGCCCAGACGATGGGCCGGGACCAGGCGTCGGGCGGCCACGTCCTCGACGAGGTGAACTCGACGCTGGCGTCGTTGCGGCTCGACCTCCAGGCACCCCTGGATCTCGTGACCGACTACCTGGTGGTCGTGGACTCGGCCTCCCGGATCGTGTTCAGCTCCGTCGAGACGCGCCGGTTCTCGCCGGCCGCGTCCGACACCCTCCGGCTGCGGGTGTTCGGCACCAGCCGCGAGCACGAGAGCTTCGATCTCACGCTGGACGGGGTCGCCCTGCACTTCGTGGCGGTCCCGGTGCCCCGGTCCGCGGCGGTGCCCACCGTCCTGGTCGGCGTCGCCGTCGGCGCGCCCACCCGCGACCTCGACGTCGCGCCGCAGCGCATCCTCGCCTCGATGCTGTTCGTCGCCCCGCTCATCCTGCTGTTCTCCATCGCCGTGGGCTGGGTGTTGTCGGCCCGCGCGCTCCGCCCGCTGGGCCGGATGATCGACGAGCTGGAGGCCATCACCGACGGCCGCAGCCTGCACCGCCGCCTCCCCGCGCCCGCCGAGGCGGGCGACGAGATGGACCGGCTCGGTCACACGCTCAACGCGATGCTGGCGCGCCTGGAGACGAGCTTCACCGCCCTGCGCCGCTTCATCGCCGACGCCAGCCACGAGCTGAAGACGCCGCTCACGGTCATGCGGGTGGGCGTGGAGCACTCGCTCACCGACCCGCGGACCCGGCCCGAGACCCTCCCGGCCCTGGACGAGACCCTCCAGGAGGTGCGGCGGATGACGGAGCTGGTGGACACGCTGCTCACCCTGGCGCGCGTGGACGAGGGCCGCATGGAGCTGCACACCGAGCCCGTCGAGCTCGGCGCGCTGGCGGCCGAGACGTACGAGACCGCGCAGATGCTGGGCGAGGAGGCCCACGTCGAGGTGACGCTCGAGTCGCCGCCCGAGCCGGTCATCGTGCAGGCCGACCGGGCCCGGCTGCGCCAGCTGCTGCTCAACCTGCTCTCCAACGCAGTCAAGTACACGCCCCCCGGGGGGCACGTCTGGCTGACCTTGACCGCGCGCTCGGAGGCTGCCACGATATCCGTCCGCGACACCGGGATCGGCATCGCGCCCGGCGACGTGGACCGGGTGTTCGACCGGTTCTGGCGGGCCGACGCGGCGCGATCGCGCACCGGGGAGCGGCCCGGGTTCGGGCTGGGGCTGTCCATCTGCCGGTGGGTCGCGGAGGCGCACGGCGGCTCGATCGCCGTCACCAGCCGGCCCGGGCGGGGGAGCACCTTCACGGTGACGCTGCCGCGGACGAGCGCGGCGGTGGCAGAGGTGAAGCGGGCAGAAGGCAGTTGA
- a CDS encoding TonB family protein: MFDQLIESKKSAAYGGAFGGGAFSISLHAVVISLAVYATMHAKEVVKQVRHTFDVTLQTQEKKAEPPPPKQELATVVAPPKGFQTLSMPTNIPINIPPPSSNSSFNAADFSGVGVEGGVARGITQTGPAVRTDQPYLESVVEERPELISHPPVHYPEILKQAGIEGHVVVEAIIDTTGHAEHGSIRILSSTNPLFEQPSKEVVAASVYRPGKISGRSVRVRVQVPLNFTVVKGGLGGQ; encoded by the coding sequence GTGTTTGACCAGTTGATCGAGTCGAAGAAGAGCGCGGCGTACGGCGGCGCGTTCGGCGGCGGCGCCTTCTCGATCTCGCTGCACGCGGTGGTGATCTCGCTGGCCGTGTACGCGACGATGCACGCCAAGGAAGTGGTGAAGCAGGTGCGCCACACCTTCGACGTGACGCTGCAGACCCAGGAGAAGAAGGCGGAGCCTCCGCCGCCCAAGCAGGAGCTGGCCACGGTCGTGGCCCCGCCCAAGGGCTTCCAGACGCTGTCGATGCCGACCAACATCCCGATCAACATCCCGCCGCCGTCTTCGAACAGCAGCTTCAACGCGGCCGACTTCTCCGGGGTGGGCGTCGAGGGCGGGGTGGCGCGGGGCATCACGCAGACGGGGCCGGCGGTGCGGACCGACCAGCCGTACCTGGAGTCGGTGGTGGAGGAGCGGCCGGAGCTGATCAGCCATCCGCCGGTGCACTACCCGGAGATCCTGAAGCAGGCGGGGATCGAGGGGCACGTGGTGGTCGAGGCGATCATCGACACCACGGGCCACGCGGAGCACGGCTCCATCCGTATTCTGTCGAGCACGAACCCGCTGTTCGAGCAGCCGTCGAAGGAAGTGGTGGCGGCGTCGGTGTACCGCCCGGGCAAGATCTCGGGCCGGTCGGTGCGGGTGCGGGTGCAGGTTCCGCTGAACTTCACGGTGGTCAAGGGTGGATTGGGCGGTCAATAA